The following proteins are encoded in a genomic region of Odocoileus virginianus isolate 20LAN1187 ecotype Illinois chromosome 14, Ovbor_1.2, whole genome shotgun sequence:
- the HSPB3 gene encoding heat shock protein beta-3, whose amino-acid sequence MAKIILRHLIETPVRYEQEFEARGLEDCRLDHALYALPGPTTVDLGKARAAQAPPVDAAEMPPQRGESRFQVLLDVVQFLPEDIIIQTFEGWLLIKAQHGTRMDEHGFISRSFTRQYKLPDGIETKDLSAILCHDGILVVEVKDSAGTK is encoded by the coding sequence ATGGCAAAAATCATACTGAGGCACCTCATCGAGACTCCAGTGCGATACGAGCAGGAGTTCGAAGCTCGAGGTCTGGAAGACTGCAGGCTGGATCACGCTTTATATGCACTGCCCGGGCCAACCACGGTGGACCTGGGGAAGGCCAGGGCGGCCCAGGCTCCTCCAGTGGACGCCGCTGAGATGCCGCCCCAGAGAGGCGAATCCCGCTTCCAGGTCCTGCTGGACGTGGTCCAATTCCTCCCCGAAGATATCATCATTCAGACCTTCGAGGGCTGGCTGCTGATAAAAGCTCAACATGGAACCAGAATGGATGAGCACGGTTTTATCTCCAGAAGCTTCACCCGACAGTATAAACTGCCCGACGGCATTGAAACCAAAGATTTGTCGGCGATCCTCTGTCATGATGGAAttctggtggtggaagtaaaggATTCAGCTGGGACCAAGTGA